From the Eleutherodactylus coqui strain aEleCoq1 chromosome 7, aEleCoq1.hap1, whole genome shotgun sequence genome, one window contains:
- the HS3ST1 gene encoding heparan sulfate glucosamine 3-O-sulfotransferase 1 yields MALLLFGMCFFFLQPQGVPSRPTPGDTRIFTSPSPIYEPNNIPHPNGTYQHLPHTIIIGVRKGGTRALLEMLSLHSDIAVAESEIHFFDWENQYEKGLPWYLNQMPFAYSHQLTVEKTPAYFTSFQVPERIYNMNSTIKILLILRDPIERVLSDYTQIYYNHLQKNKTYPPVDSLLLQNGKLNTDYKAINRSLYYTYMENWLRYFPLQNIHIVDGDYLIKDPFPEIQKVERFLSLSPQINASNFYFNKTKGFYCLRDSGRERCLHESKGRAHPHISSFLLEKLHDYFYEPNKKFFELVGRTFDWL; encoded by the coding sequence ATGGCCTTGCTACTTTTTGGAATGTGCTTTTTCTTTCTTcagcctcaaggtgtgccttCTCGGCCAACCCCAGGTGATACAAGGATTTTCACATCTCCCTCTCCGATTTATGAGCCGAACAACATCCCTCATCCTAATGGTACCTACCAGCATCTGCCACACACCATTATTATTGGAGTACGTAAAGGTGGAACTAGGGCTCTGTTAGAAATGCTCAGTCTCCATTCTGATATTGCTGTGGCTGAGAGTGAAATACATTTCTTTGACTGGGAAAACCAGTATGAGAAAGGTCTACCTTGGTACTTAAACCAAATGCCTTTTGCCTATTCTCACCAACTTACAGTAGAGAAAACACCAGCATATTTCACATCATTTCAAGTTCCTGAACGCATCTACAATATGAACAGTACAATCAAGATCTTGCTTATCTTAAGGGATCCTATTGAAAGAGTCTTGTCAGACTACACCCAAATCTATTATAATCACTTGCagaaaaataagacctatcctccAGTGGATAGCCTACTTCTACAAAACGGTAAACTCAATACTGACTACAAAGCAATAAACAGGAGTTTATATTACACCTATATGGAAAACTGGCTAAGATACTTCCCACTCCAAAACATTCACATTGTTGATGGTGACTATCTAATTAAGGATCCATTCCCTGAAATACAGAAGGTAGAAAGGTTTCTGAGTCTTTCTCCTCAAATCAATGCATCAAATTTTTACTTCAACAAGACCAAAGGGTTTTACTGCTTACGGGACAGTGGCCGGGAGCGTTGTTTACACGAGTCCAAGGGGCGGGCTCACCCACACATAAGCTCCTTTCTCTTAGAGAAACTACATGACTACTTCTATGAACCCAATAAGAAATTCTTTGAGCTTGTTGGGAGGACATTCGACTGGCTGTAA